In a genomic window of Terriglobia bacterium:
- a CDS encoding nucleotide-binding protein: MGTPATQPTEQAPPAKPQVFVVYGHDLTARNELELMLHRMNVNPIVLGNLPAAGDTIIEKLEGFIGGHGCAAYACVLLTPDDEGHKAGAPDQKRYRARQNVVLELGMVLTRLGRKRVAILLKETVEQPSDIAGLIYIPFKEHVEEVQTRLFQELNAAGLNPKMP; this comes from the coding sequence ATGGGGACGCCAGCGACTCAGCCAACCGAGCAAGCCCCTCCTGCCAAACCCCAGGTGTTTGTCGTTTACGGTCACGACTTAACCGCGCGGAATGAATTGGAATTGATGCTGCACCGTATGAATGTAAATCCGATTGTGCTCGGGAATTTACCCGCTGCCGGTGACACGATTATCGAGAAGCTCGAAGGATTCATCGGAGGGCACGGCTGTGCGGCGTACGCGTGCGTTCTGCTCACCCCTGACGATGAAGGTCATAAAGCTGGGGCTCCGGACCAAAAGCGGTACCGCGCGCGCCAGAATGTGGTATTGGAGTTAGGAATGGTGCTCACGAGACTCGGGCGCAAGCGGGTTGCTATTCTCCTGAAGGAAACCGTCGAGCAGCCGAGCGATATTGCCGGGCTTATCTACATTCCCTTCAAGGAACATGTCGAAGAGGTGCAGACCAGGCTTTTTCAGGAATTGAATGCCGCTGGTCTCAACCCAAAGATGCCATAA
- a CDS encoding NAD(+)/NADH kinase gives MKSAAIVSKPEKPELQHLVPRVLQWFQEHGYERVWQDHETAAYVPGYESVDRCELAEKKPDFVLVLGGDGTLLAAARAVASADIPILGVNLGSLGFLTEVPLNELWETVEAVDQHRCAFEKRNMLSTDLLRDSKVVASYVCLNDAVVNKSAIARPVNFDLYLDTVFVASYKADGVIVSTPTGSTAYALAAGGPILMPSVAAMVIVPVCPHALTHRPLVVKDTVEIEIVVKSAREEAYLSIDGQVGVPLNDGDRIVCRKSEYHTTLLRMRKTFFDVLRTKLKLGMR, from the coding sequence ATGAAATCCGCCGCCATCGTTTCCAAGCCGGAGAAGCCGGAGCTGCAGCACCTGGTCCCCAGAGTCTTGCAATGGTTCCAGGAGCACGGCTACGAGCGCGTCTGGCAGGACCACGAGACCGCAGCCTATGTGCCGGGATATGAATCGGTGGACCGCTGCGAACTAGCGGAGAAGAAACCCGACTTCGTTCTGGTGCTCGGCGGCGACGGCACCCTGCTGGCAGCCGCACGCGCGGTTGCGTCGGCCGATATTCCCATCCTTGGCGTCAATCTCGGCTCCCTCGGATTCCTGACCGAAGTTCCGCTGAACGAGCTCTGGGAAACCGTCGAAGCGGTGGACCAGCACCGTTGCGCCTTCGAAAAGCGCAACATGCTCAGCACCGACCTGCTGCGCGACAGCAAGGTGGTCGCCAGCTACGTCTGCCTCAACGATGCGGTGGTCAACAAGAGCGCCATCGCGCGGCCGGTCAACTTTGATCTCTACCTGGACACCGTGTTCGTCGCCAGTTACAAGGCGGACGGCGTGATTGTCTCCACGCCCACGGGCTCCACCGCGTACGCGCTGGCGGCGGGCGGCCCCATCCTGATGCCCTCGGTGGCCGCCATGGTGATCGTGCCCGTCTGCCCTCATGCCCTTACCCACCGCCCGCTGGTGGTGAAGGACACAGTGGAGATCGAGATCGTGGTCAAGAGCGCACGCGAAGAGGCGTACCTCAGCATTGACGGCCAGGTGGGCGTGCCGCTCAACGACGGCGACCGCATCGTCTGCCGCAAATCCGAGTACCACACCACGCTGCTGCGCATGCGCAAGACGTTTTTCGACGTGCTGCGAACCAAGCTGAAACTGGGCATGCGTTAG
- the purQ gene encoding phosphoribosylformylglycinamidine synthase subunit PurQ gives MKVGVIQFPGSNCDQDPYWVFGQVANQPVTYLWHESRDLENCDLVIVPGGFAYGDYLRTGAIARFSPVMEAVGKFAAHGGLVLGICNGFQILCESHLLPGALLRNAGLKYICKPVHVRIENADTPFTSACRQGEVLQIPIGHMDGNYFCDQATLDELRRQQRIVLRYCSLAGVITEAANPNGSLDHIAGICNPGRNVLGMMPHPERASEAIMGGTDGLKILDSLVRALAGTQELGVGS, from the coding sequence ATGAAAGTCGGCGTCATCCAGTTCCCCGGCTCCAACTGCGACCAGGACCCCTACTGGGTTTTCGGACAGGTCGCCAACCAACCGGTCACCTATCTTTGGCACGAGTCGCGGGACCTTGAGAACTGCGACTTGGTGATAGTCCCCGGCGGCTTCGCCTACGGCGACTACCTGCGCACCGGCGCCATTGCGCGCTTTTCCCCCGTCATGGAGGCGGTCGGCAAATTTGCCGCCCATGGCGGACTAGTGCTGGGCATCTGCAACGGCTTCCAGATCCTGTGCGAGTCGCACCTGCTTCCCGGCGCGCTGCTGCGCAATGCCGGGTTGAAATACATCTGCAAGCCGGTGCACGTGCGCATCGAGAACGCCGACACGCCGTTCACCAGCGCCTGCCGGCAGGGCGAGGTGCTGCAGATCCCTATCGGCCACATGGACGGCAATTACTTCTGCGACCAGGCGACGCTGGACGAGCTGCGGCGCCAGCAACGTATCGTGTTACGATATTGTTCCCTGGCGGGCGTAATCACCGAGGCCGCCAACCCCAACGGCTCCCTCGATCACATCGCCGGCATCTGCAATCCCGGCCGCAACGTCCTTGGCATGATGCCCCACCCCGAGCGCGCCAGCGAGGCCATCATGGGCGGCACCGACGGCCTCAAGATTCTCGACTCCCTCGTCCGCGCCCTCGCCGGCACGCAGGAGCTAGGGGTTGGTAGCTAG
- a CDS encoding AI-2E family transporter, whose translation MDFREHASVTGTALQRWIIAQLQDSVAVACLWLVGLLIIRVPWAPLWAVLAALFQFFPHLGPVMALCGPAVAAVISGGFMRLIYVFILYAVVAVTDGLVLQPYLMKRTAKVPIWASILAPIVLGMIFSFWGVLLAPPLLAVVYAYRAHLRKNSGPHQEL comes from the coding sequence ATGGACTTTCGCGAACATGCCAGCGTGACCGGCACGGCGCTGCAGCGATGGATTATCGCCCAGCTTCAGGACTCAGTCGCAGTGGCCTGCCTGTGGCTGGTTGGGTTGCTGATCATACGGGTGCCGTGGGCGCCGTTGTGGGCGGTGCTGGCGGCTTTGTTCCAGTTCTTCCCGCATCTCGGGCCGGTGATGGCGCTGTGCGGGCCGGCGGTGGCGGCGGTGATCAGCGGCGGCTTCATGCGGCTGATCTACGTGTTCATTCTTTACGCCGTAGTTGCCGTGACCGACGGGCTGGTGCTGCAGCCGTACTTGATGAAACGAACGGCGAAGGTGCCGATCTGGGCATCCATCCTGGCGCCGATTGTTTTGGGAATGATCTTCAGCTTTTGGGGCGTGCTGCTGGCGCCGCCACTGTTGGCGGTGGTATATGCATACCGCGCGCACCTGCGGAAGAACAGCGGGCCGCACCAAGAATTGTAA
- the rnhA gene encoding ribonuclease HI: MKSIILTTDGACIGNPGPGGWACILRYKGHVRELYGSEPQTTNNRMELMAVIQGLKALKEPCQVMVRTDSQYLKDGITSWIHSWKSNGWTHKVKGSGRQPVKNRDLWETLDAIRQPHSIEWLWVKGHANDADNLRCDELANSAARAVALVPATPAD, translated from the coding sequence ATGAAGAGCATAATTCTGACGACCGACGGAGCGTGCATCGGTAACCCGGGACCTGGGGGATGGGCGTGCATTCTACGATATAAGGGTCACGTGCGCGAATTGTACGGCTCCGAACCGCAGACGACGAATAATCGCATGGAGCTTATGGCCGTTATTCAAGGATTGAAAGCTCTAAAAGAGCCTTGCCAAGTAATGGTTCGAACCGACTCACAGTATCTCAAGGACGGAATTACGAGCTGGATTCACTCATGGAAATCGAATGGGTGGACCCACAAGGTAAAGGGTAGCGGGCGCCAGCCAGTGAAGAATCGCGACCTGTGGGAGACGCTAGATGCCATTCGACAGCCCCACTCGATCGAATGGCTTTGGGTCAAGGGACATGCTAATGATGCAGACAATCTCAGGTGCGACGAGCTGGCGAACAGCGCCGCCCGTGCTGTCGCTTTAGTCCCCGCCACACCCGCCGACTGA
- the lysA gene encoding diaminopimelate decarboxylase, producing MSKNDAPAGRPPAFVYRHDVLHCERAPLAALAAKHGTPLYVYSAATIRERYRTFDRAFRGVSHTVCYSVKANSNLALLKMLARLGCGFDVVSGGELQRVLRAARPAAKRVVFSGVGKTVEEMDAGLGAGILMFNVESESEMTALAARAARLKTSARVAFRVNPDVPAETHPYIATGLHTALRLYEKAADAKWLEVAGVSVHIGSQITSVEPFGAAMERVAELVRALQSYGHSIRYVDAGGGLGIRYDAQELPEFAQHVKDFAKAVTRPLRGLGVHLLLEPGRSIVGPAGALLVRVLYRKSNNGKSFLVVDGAMNDLIRPALYGAHHEIVPVVRPHVEERDIVDVVGPICETGDFFARDRALPPVEEGGLLAILDTGAYGMSITSNYNTRPRAAEVLVEDKRARVIRKRETLEDMLRGEVR from the coding sequence ATGAGCAAGAACGACGCGCCTGCGGGGCGTCCACCTGCATTCGTGTATCGCCACGACGTGCTGCACTGCGAGCGCGCGCCGCTGGCCGCACTGGCGGCCAAACACGGCACGCCGCTGTACGTCTATTCCGCTGCCACCATCCGCGAGCGCTACCGCACCTTCGACCGGGCGTTTCGCGGCGTTTCGCACACCGTCTGTTATTCGGTCAAAGCCAATTCCAATCTCGCGCTGCTGAAAATGCTTGCCAGGCTGGGCTGCGGGTTCGACGTGGTGTCGGGCGGCGAACTGCAGCGCGTGCTGCGCGCCGCAAGGCCAGCGGCCAAGCGCGTGGTGTTCTCCGGGGTCGGAAAAACGGTGGAGGAAATGGATGCCGGCCTTGGCGCCGGCATCCTGATGTTCAACGTCGAGAGCGAGAGCGAGATGACGGCGCTGGCGGCACGCGCGGCGCGGCTGAAGACATCCGCGCGGGTGGCGTTTCGCGTTAATCCCGACGTTCCCGCCGAGACGCATCCGTACATCGCCACCGGGCTGCACACCGCGCTCCGCCTCTACGAAAAGGCGGCGGACGCGAAGTGGCTGGAGGTGGCGGGCGTCAGCGTGCACATCGGGTCGCAAATTACCAGCGTGGAACCGTTCGGCGCGGCCATGGAGCGCGTCGCGGAACTGGTGCGCGCGCTCCAGAGCTACGGACACAGCATCCGCTACGTCGATGCGGGAGGCGGGCTCGGCATCCGCTACGACGCCCAGGAACTTCCCGAATTTGCCCAGCATGTGAAAGATTTCGCCAAGGCAGTTACGCGTCCGCTGCGCGGGCTGGGAGTGCATCTGCTGCTGGAGCCGGGGCGTTCGATTGTCGGGCCGGCGGGCGCGCTCCTGGTGCGCGTGCTTTACCGCAAATCGAACAACGGCAAATCGTTTCTGGTAGTGGACGGCGCCATGAACGACCTGATCCGCCCGGCGCTGTACGGCGCGCACCATGAAATCGTTCCGGTTGTGCGACCGCATGTCGAAGAGCGCGACATCGTGGACGTTGTGGGCCCGATCTGCGAAACCGGCGATTTTTTCGCGCGCGACCGCGCCCTGCCGCCGGTCGAGGAAGGAGGGCTGCTCGCCATCCTCGATACTGGCGCGTACGGGATGTCCATCACGTCGAATTACAACACGCGCCCGCGCGCCGCGGAAGTATTGGTGGAGGACAAGCGGGCGCGCGTGATCCGGAAGCGAGAAACACTCGAGGATATGTTGAGAGGGGAAGTGCGGTAG
- a CDS encoding D-glycerate dehydrogenase, producing MADQKRFRVYATCDIGEALELLRKRGYDVEVYPGPEPPPKKLILEKLRGGVDGLITTLRDPIDAEVFEAGKGQLKVVSQLAVGFDNINRADANRYKVPFTNTADVLTEATAEFAFFMMGALARKMWSAEHLLRKNEWGTWHPFLPFLGDEVTGKTVAVIGTGRIGLAMIKKCTGFDMNILCYDPGYQNHDFVGAIQQLKDLRQSTGVSKDRSWIKYVEFEQALREADFVSIHVPLIRPGEGGPPTYHLINEKTLRMMKPTAHLINNSRGPVVDEVAVAKALRENWIAGAALDVFAQEPLPADSPLRDPAIEDRCRLYPHFASAGRITRLSTDPDKGMAGRCVQGLIDVLEQHYNGDPARMPFVVNQEAFKK from the coding sequence ATGGCCGACCAGAAGCGTTTCCGCGTTTATGCTACGTGCGACATCGGTGAAGCTCTGGAACTGCTGCGCAAACGCGGGTACGACGTCGAGGTCTATCCCGGCCCCGAGCCGCCGCCAAAGAAGCTGATTCTGGAAAAGCTGCGCGGCGGGGTGGACGGCCTCATCACCACCCTGCGCGATCCCATTGACGCGGAGGTCTTCGAGGCCGGCAAAGGACAGCTCAAGGTCGTCTCGCAACTTGCCGTCGGGTTCGACAACATCAATCGCGCCGACGCCAACCGCTATAAGGTTCCTTTCACCAATACCGCCGATGTGCTTACCGAAGCCACCGCCGAGTTCGCGTTCTTTATGATGGGCGCGCTGGCCCGCAAGATGTGGAGCGCCGAACACCTGTTGCGTAAGAACGAATGGGGCACCTGGCATCCGTTCCTGCCGTTTCTCGGCGACGAGGTTACCGGCAAGACCGTCGCCGTGATCGGCACCGGCCGCATCGGCCTGGCCATGATCAAGAAGTGCACCGGCTTCGACATGAACATCCTGTGCTACGACCCGGGGTACCAGAACCATGACTTCGTAGGCGCCATCCAGCAGCTCAAGGACCTGCGGCAGTCGACCGGCGTGAGCAAAGACCGAAGCTGGATCAAGTACGTGGAGTTCGAGCAGGCGTTGCGTGAAGCCGACTTCGTCTCCATCCACGTGCCGCTGATCCGGCCCGGCGAGGGCGGCCCCCCAACCTATCACCTGATCAATGAGAAGACGCTGCGCATGATGAAGCCCACGGCGCACCTAATCAACAACTCGCGCGGTCCGGTGGTGGACGAGGTCGCGGTGGCCAAGGCGCTGCGGGAAAACTGGATCGCCGGGGCCGCGCTCGATGTGTTCGCGCAAGAGCCTCTGCCGGCCGACTCGCCACTGCGTGATCCGGCCATCGAGGACCGCTGCCGTCTCTACCCGCACTTTGCCAGCGCCGGCAGGATTACCCGCCTCTCCACCGATCCCGACAAGGGCATGGCCGGCCGCTGCGTGCAGGGCCTGATTGACGTGCTGGAGCAGCACTACAACGGCGATCCAGCCAGGATGCCGTTTGTGGTTAATCAGGAAGCGTTTAAGAAGTAG
- a CDS encoding FAD-dependent oxidoreductase: protein MATIVYHGAVRSNAVLWAATRGAGERRVKTNPRTYDVAVVGAGVFGSWTALRLVQGGRRVVLLDEYGPGSARASSGGESRIIRAGYGPDELYARWAMRSLTLWKEFFAATHVGLFHNCGVLWLAREEDEYAKQTAATLAKLGAAAEHFDRAQMQRRYPQFNFDGVDWGLLEPQAGALMARRTVQVVVDAAVAKGVTYLQASVKTPAGQGKLASLETGDGERITAGQYVFACGPWLGKIFPDLLGERIFPTRQEVFFFGVPPGNAQFAMPAMPGWIFVADGVYGVPDLENRGFKIAIDRHGERVDPDSQSRIVSQESAEWMRSYVARRFPELRAAPIVETRVCQYENTSNGDFLADRHPEMENVWLLGGGSGHGFKHGPALGEYVAGQVLGTGTAIEPRFSWAAKRSVQKRTVY, encoded by the coding sequence TTGGCCACGATCGTTTACCATGGCGCCGTTCGGTCGAATGCCGTACTGTGGGCAGCGACGAGGGGAGCGGGCGAACGACGGGTGAAAACCAACCCCAGAACGTACGACGTGGCGGTAGTCGGGGCGGGAGTATTTGGATCATGGACTGCGCTGCGGCTAGTCCAGGGTGGCAGACGCGTCGTCCTGCTCGACGAGTATGGGCCGGGCAGCGCACGCGCCAGCTCGGGCGGCGAATCGCGTATCATCCGCGCCGGTTATGGCCCCGACGAGCTTTACGCGCGCTGGGCCATGCGCTCGCTCACGCTGTGGAAGGAATTTTTCGCTGCTACTCATGTCGGCCTGTTTCACAACTGCGGGGTGTTGTGGCTGGCGCGCGAAGAAGATGAATACGCAAAGCAGACCGCGGCAACCCTGGCAAAGCTCGGCGCTGCGGCAGAACATTTCGACCGCGCGCAGATGCAGCGCCGTTATCCGCAGTTCAACTTTGACGGCGTGGACTGGGGGCTGCTGGAGCCGCAGGCGGGCGCGCTGATGGCGCGTCGCACGGTGCAGGTGGTGGTTGACGCGGCCGTGGCCAAGGGAGTGACCTACCTACAGGCATCGGTGAAGACTCCGGCGGGCCAGGGCAAACTGGCAAGCCTTGAAACCGGCGACGGGGAGCGCATCACCGCCGGGCAATACGTTTTTGCCTGCGGGCCGTGGCTCGGGAAGATATTTCCCGACCTGTTGGGGGAAAGGATTTTTCCTACCCGTCAGGAAGTCTTCTTTTTTGGCGTACCCCCTGGCAATGCGCAGTTTGCCATGCCGGCAATGCCGGGATGGATTTTTGTGGCGGACGGCGTGTACGGCGTGCCGGACCTGGAGAACCGCGGATTCAAGATCGCGATCGATCGACACGGTGAGCGCGTGGATCCGGATTCGCAATCGCGGATCGTTTCGCAAGAATCTGCTGAGTGGATGCGCAGCTACGTGGCGCGCCGCTTCCCGGAGTTGCGCGCCGCGCCCATCGTGGAGACGCGCGTGTGCCAGTACGAAAACACCTCGAACGGCGATTTCCTGGCGGATCGGCATCCGGAGATGGAGAACGTGTGGCTGTTGGGCGGCGGGTCGGGCCACGGGTTCAAGCATGGGCCGGCGCTGGGGGAGTATGTCGCCGGGCAGGTGTTAGGCACCGGCACGGCGATCGAGCCGCGCTTCTCGTGGGCCGCGAAACGCAGCGTGCAGAAGCGCACCGTGTATTGA
- a CDS encoding amidohydrolase: MKTLIRVAAMFIPALMFAQTRPAADLIITNGKLYTVGKTHPRAEALAVIGERIVAVGSAADLDQWRGPATKVIDARGHLVLPGFNDAHVHFLAGGLQLDNVQLKDADSPQEFARRIAERATYAGKGEWILGGDWDEQKWNPPQLPTKELIDPVTAGTPVFVSRYDGHEALANSFALKLAGVTAQTPDPAGGVIVRDAQGNPTGILKDAATELVAKKVPPFSHERLVRASKRALAYAAVLGVTSVQEMAVWGEDLGVNVGIYKELAEKGELTARISVAPIIARWQDLAKLGARHAFGSSHLRIGAVKAFADGSLGSSTAYFFQPFADDPKNRGLLTDEMQPLSKMRKWLMKSDEAGLQLCVHAIGDAAISQVLDLFGEVERAHGEADRRFRIEHAQHTAAKDFVRFAKLRVIASVQPYHAIDDGRWAEKRIGPERIKTTYAFRSFLDHGVRLALGTDWTVAPLNPMLTLYAAVTRATLDGENPDGWVLEQKITLAEAIEAYTMGSAYAEFQENEKGSLTPGKLADIVILSDDLLSINPKNIPDVKVVTTIVGGRVVWNKE; encoded by the coding sequence ATGAAAACCTTGATCCGGGTGGCGGCAATGTTCATTCCAGCGCTGATGTTCGCCCAGACTCGTCCCGCCGCCGACCTCATCATCACCAACGGCAAGCTGTACACGGTGGGCAAGACGCACCCGCGCGCCGAAGCCCTGGCGGTTATCGGAGAACGCATTGTGGCGGTCGGTTCCGCCGCCGACCTGGACCAGTGGCGCGGGCCCGCCACAAAGGTGATTGACGCCCGCGGGCATCTGGTCCTGCCCGGTTTCAACGACGCTCACGTCCACTTCCTCGCTGGCGGCTTGCAACTGGACAACGTGCAACTCAAGGACGCCGACTCGCCGCAGGAATTCGCCCGGCGCATTGCCGAACGTGCCACCTACGCCGGCAAAGGCGAATGGATACTGGGTGGCGACTGGGATGAGCAGAAGTGGAACCCGCCGCAGCTCCCGACAAAAGAACTGATTGACCCGGTCACGGCCGGCACGCCGGTGTTCGTCAGCCGCTACGACGGCCACGAAGCGCTGGCCAACTCCTTCGCGCTCAAGCTGGCCGGCGTTACCGCGCAAACGCCCGATCCAGCGGGCGGCGTGATCGTTCGCGACGCGCAGGGCAACCCCACCGGCATTCTTAAGGACGCGGCTACCGAGCTGGTCGCGAAGAAGGTCCCGCCGTTTTCGCATGAGCGCCTGGTGCGTGCTAGCAAGCGCGCGCTCGCCTACGCGGCCGTGCTCGGCGTCACCAGCGTGCAGGAAATGGCGGTCTGGGGCGAGGACCTCGGCGTGAACGTCGGCATCTATAAGGAACTGGCAGAAAAGGGTGAGCTGACGGCGCGCATCTCAGTCGCGCCGATTATCGCTCGCTGGCAGGACCTGGCGAAGCTTGGCGCGCGGCACGCATTCGGGTCATCGCACCTGCGCATCGGAGCGGTGAAGGCGTTTGCCGACGGGTCTCTTGGCTCCAGCACCGCCTACTTTTTCCAGCCGTTCGCCGACGATCCGAAAAACCGCGGCCTGCTGACCGACGAAATGCAGCCACTCTCCAAGATGCGTAAATGGCTAATGAAATCCGATGAGGCCGGACTGCAACTCTGCGTGCACGCCATCGGGGACGCCGCCATTTCCCAAGTGCTGGACCTGTTTGGCGAAGTGGAGCGCGCGCACGGCGAGGCCGATCGCCGCTTCCGCATTGAGCACGCGCAGCACACGGCGGCGAAGGACTTCGTCCGCTTCGCCAAGCTGAGAGTCATCGCCTCGGTACAGCCCTACCACGCGATTGACGACGGGCGCTGGGCCGAAAAACGCATTGGCCCGGAGCGCATCAAGACCACCTATGCCTTCCGCAGCTTTCTCGATCACGGGGTCCGGCTGGCGCTGGGCACCGACTGGACGGTCGCGCCGCTCAACCCCATGCTCACGCTGTATGCCGCGGTGACGCGCGCCACGCTCGACGGAGAAAATCCCGATGGCTGGGTGCTGGAGCAGAAAATCACGCTCGCCGAGGCCATCGAGGCCTACACCATGGGTTCGGCGTACGCGGAATTCCAGGAAAACGAGAAAGGCTCGCTCACACCCGGCAAGCTGGCGGATATCGTAATTCTCAGCGACGACTTGCTTTCCATTAACCCGAAGAACATTCCTGACGTGAAGGTGGTTACTACGATTGTCGGCGGAAGAGTCGTGTGGAATAAGGAATGA
- a CDS encoding YebC/PmpR family DNA-binding transcriptional regulator, translating into MSGHSKWATIKHKKGALDAKRGKIFTRLIREISMAAKSGGDPDKNPRLRKAILDAKAENMPQDNIKRAVQRGTGELPGASYEEFNLEGYGPGGVAVLLDLSTDNRNRTVSEIRHAFGKHGGNLGEAGSVAWMFHKKGDIVVPKPAAKEDDLMNIVLEAGGEDLKDDGESWEIITDPHAFEAVVEALKRAKITPTSSEVGMVPQNYIKLEGQQATTMIRLVEALEEHDDVQHVWSNFDVDIKQLEAVAS; encoded by the coding sequence ATGTCTGGCCATTCAAAATGGGCCACCATTAAGCACAAGAAGGGTGCGCTGGACGCCAAGCGGGGCAAGATTTTCACCCGCCTGATCCGCGAAATTTCCATGGCAGCGAAATCCGGCGGCGATCCGGACAAAAACCCGCGGCTGCGCAAGGCCATCCTGGACGCCAAGGCCGAAAACATGCCGCAGGACAACATCAAGCGAGCCGTGCAGCGCGGCACCGGCGAACTGCCCGGCGCCAGCTACGAAGAATTCAACCTGGAAGGCTACGGGCCGGGCGGCGTCGCCGTCCTGCTGGACCTTTCCACGGATAACCGCAACCGCACGGTCAGCGAGATCCGACATGCCTTCGGCAAGCATGGCGGCAACCTTGGCGAAGCGGGCTCGGTGGCCTGGATGTTCCACAAGAAGGGCGACATTGTGGTGCCCAAGCCGGCGGCCAAGGAAGACGACCTGATGAACATCGTGCTCGAGGCCGGCGGCGAGGACTTGAAAGACGACGGCGAGAGCTGGGAAATCATCACCGATCCGCATGCATTCGAAGCGGTGGTGGAAGCCCTGAAGAGGGCCAAGATCACGCCGACCTCGTCGGAGGTCGGCATGGTCCCGCAGAACTACATCAAGCTCGAAGGGCAGCAGGCCACTACCATGATCCGGTTGGTGGAAGCGCTGGAAGAGCACGACGACGTGCAGCACGTGTGGTCGAACTTTGACGTCGACATCAAGCAGTTGGAGGCAGTGGCGAGTTAA
- a CDS encoding TlyA family RNA methyltransferase yields MKTRIDKLLVERGLAQSRERAQAMILAGKVLVNQQKVEKSGAMVQGNASIRLLGEDLRYVSRGGLKLEHALQHWRLDVNGRVCMDIGASTGGFTDCLLQHGASRVIAVDTGYGQIDLRLRNDPRVRLLEKTNARYLRREAVGEAAELVAVDVSFISATLVLPAVMQAAGAKLESIVVLVKPQFEAGRERVGKGGIVRDPAVQQAAVDKVRTALSELGWGKADAIDSPILGAEGNREFLLYARRGGPE; encoded by the coding sequence GTGAAGACCCGCATCGACAAGCTGCTGGTGGAACGCGGCCTGGCGCAGTCCCGCGAACGCGCCCAGGCGATGATTCTTGCCGGCAAGGTGCTGGTCAACCAACAGAAGGTGGAGAAATCAGGAGCGATGGTTCAGGGAAACGCCTCCATCCGTTTGCTCGGGGAAGACTTGCGCTACGTGAGCCGCGGCGGGTTGAAGCTGGAGCACGCGCTGCAACACTGGAGGCTGGATGTCAACGGGCGTGTGTGCATGGACATTGGCGCCTCTACCGGCGGGTTCACCGATTGCCTGCTGCAGCATGGCGCCTCACGCGTCATCGCCGTAGACACCGGATACGGGCAGATCGATCTCCGCTTGCGCAACGATCCCCGGGTCCGCCTCTTGGAAAAGACCAACGCGCGCTACCTCCGCCGCGAAGCTGTGGGCGAAGCGGCAGAGTTGGTTGCCGTGGATGTGTCGTTCATCTCCGCCACGCTAGTTCTCCCGGCGGTCATGCAGGCGGCGGGAGCGAAGCTGGAATCCATTGTCGTCCTGGTGAAGCCTCAATTCGAGGCCGGAAGGGAACGGGTCGGGAAGGGCGGCATCGTGCGCGACCCGGCAGTGCAACAGGCGGCAGTGGATAAGGTCCGGACGGCCCTCTCAGAACTGGGTTGGGGCAAGGCGGACGCGATCGACTCTCCCATACTCGGCGCCGAGGGCAACCGTGAATTCCTGCTCTACGCGCGTCGCGGCGGTCCTGAGTGA
- a CDS encoding acyloxyacyl hydrolase: MKRLIVVVVVLLLCAGAWAQDNPLRQPVWEIGPWFGGGTGLGHASEFKFINTGLRFGRVLTGELGSGRLRGTFEWAADIMPVYEVRQSAFYTSGPQQWIYSFAANPVVLKYNWTGGSRVAPYFAAEGGLVFSSTEIPPGDTSRVNFMPGGAFGLYLLRRNRQAVDLSVHMTHISNASLAHNPGINATVQFRVGYTWFK; this comes from the coding sequence ATGAAGAGACTGATTGTGGTGGTAGTAGTGCTGCTGCTGTGCGCGGGGGCCTGGGCGCAGGACAATCCCTTGCGCCAGCCGGTATGGGAGATCGGCCCGTGGTTCGGCGGGGGCACCGGGTTGGGACACGCCTCGGAGTTCAAGTTCATCAACACCGGGCTGCGCTTCGGGCGCGTACTGACCGGCGAGCTGGGCAGCGGCCGCCTGCGCGGAACCTTCGAGTGGGCGGCGGACATCATGCCGGTGTACGAAGTGCGGCAGTCGGCGTTCTACACCTCCGGACCGCAGCAGTGGATCTACAGCTTCGCCGCGAACCCGGTCGTGCTGAAGTACAACTGGACCGGCGGCAGCCGGGTGGCGCCGTACTTTGCGGCCGAGGGCGGGCTGGTGTTCAGCTCGACGGAAATTCCGCCGGGCGACACGTCGCGGGTGAACTTCATGCCGGGCGGCGCGTTTGGATTGTACTTGCTGCGCCGCAATCGGCAGGCAGTGGACCTGTCGGTGCACATGACCCACATCTCCAACGCGAGTCTGGCGCACAATCCCGGGATCAATGCGACCGTGCAGTTCCGGGTGGGATACACCTGGTTCAAGTAA